TGGTAATGGCTCCTGTCTCTGCGGAGCTATCTCGATTTCgtaatcatcatcatcatcatcctccTCTTTGGATCCTTGTTTACCTTTTGTTGTGTTCTTTATGAGTTGCTGTAGTCCTCCTTGGTTATTGAATAACCCAATATCACCGTTAGATTCATGCTCGTCGTCGGAAGAGTGCTGTTGTAAGAATGCGTTCTGAAGCTTCACGCCAAGTTTGCTCTCAGGTCCCTCACTACcgtcgtcatcgtcagAACTCTCCTGATTTTTGGCCGGACCAGCAAGATCTTTTAAGACTAAACTTTTCATCTTAGGCAGCGCATTATAGCCAAGAACAGAACCGTACTTCTGCAGCTTTCTTGAATTGTTCAACAATTCGTTATAGTTTGCCCTAGTACGGTTGCGAGAGATCTGGGAGAGCTGTCTGAGCTGGTCGTTCTTGCGTATAGAAAGCGTATTTTGTTGTTGCGGTATAGCTTCAGAGTCTTTACTCAGGTTTGTGGTTTCAGAGACAAACACAAAGCTTTTTGACCTGTTATTATCCTTTGCTGCGAGAGGCAACCTTCCTTGCTGCTGCGCATGTGTATGCAACCTCTTCGTGGGCGATACTTCTTTACCTCCCTGTATGTACTTTAGGCCCTTGCCATTGTTGCTGTTAAGGTCCTTCTTGAGTTGGTCCAGTCTCACTGGTGGCTTCAGTACATTTGAGTGTGatcttttcaacaaatgAGCTGGTGTTTGCGGGAAGTTGATGCCGGAACTTTCGTTCCCTGTATACACgatattattttccttaTCTTCGTTGGCTGGCATCTGTGAAACTTATAATCTAGCACTTAATATATAGTTAGATCCTGAAATAGAGTAGTACGCTAATAAAACCGCTAGCAACCGTTTGCTTCCTCACTCGGCTATAGCTCGAAACATTTACTTTTctgttttgtttgtttattctgtttgtttttcttttttggtTCCATGCACGATTATTTGACGCGTTTTCGACTTTTGTGTGAGGGACAAATGAGTAAGGCAAGGAACCTACGCTTATAAGTGGGTGAATCGCGTAGAGGATCCCATACGGAGCACATTTCCACTGAGCGACCATACCGTCACATCGTGCGTGGATCACAAATTCAATTCTGTCCACTGGTGAATGTCAAGTTATA
This is a stretch of genomic DNA from Saccharomyces kudriavzevii IFO 1802 strain IFO1802 genome assembly, chromosome: 4. It encodes these proteins:
- the PDS1 gene encoding securin (similar to Saccharomyces cerevisiae PDS1 (YDR113C); ancestral locus Anc_8.265), which produces MPANEDKENNIVYTGNESSGINFPQTPAHLLKRSHSNVLKPPVRLDQLKKDLNSNNGKGLKYIQGGKEVSPTKRLHTHAQQQGRLPLAAKDNNRSKSFVFVSETTNLSKDSEAIPQQQNTLSIRKNDQLRQLSQISRNRTRANYNELLNNSRKLQKYGSVLGYNALPKMKSLVLKDLAGPAKNQESSDDDDGSEGPESKLGVKLQNAFLQQHSSDDEHESNGDIGLFNNQGGLQQLIKNTTKGKQGSKEEDDDDDDYEIEIAPQRQEPLPYVPDGYPSFQREDIEKLRTFNSPYELDLEDHGDSVDRVGLLSLEVIDEEAEQDGTAHTTGDPEACAAPPLLSKRLKEGTASPTINLLCSGEGLEPEELEDLLT